From the Spirochaetaceae bacterium genome, the window TTGGGTAATCGTACACGTCCGCGGACCAGGTGCCGGTGGCGCCCGTCAACGGAATCTCGTCCGCCTCGCCGTTGCCGTTCGGGTCCTGCTCCTTGAATGCCAGCAGCACCGCCTCCAGGTCGTCGGTAGTGTCCGGCACCTGCAGGCCCAGGTTGTCCAGCCAGGTGCTGTTCATCCACAGCTTCTGCCGCACGGAGCAGTGGTAGCACTCCTCGAAGTGGGGCAGCGTGTAGATGTTGCCGTCCGGGGTGGTGATCTCGGGCCGGAAGTAGGGCTTGAACTCGAACGCCGCCAGAATGTCCGGAGCGTGGTCGATCAGGTCGTTCAGCGGCTGCAGGACGCCCTGGCCGCCGTAGCGCATCTGATCGGCGTTGGTGAATTGGCCCGACCAGAAGATCTCCGGATAGTCACCAGATGCCAACAGCAAGCTCTGTTTTTCTCTCGCCTCCTGGCTCGGCACCACCACCCATTCGATCTTCACGCCGAACTTCTCTTCCATCCAGACGGTGTACTCGTTATCCGGCGAATCCACGGTTTCGACTCTCGGGGAAATTCTGCCGAACATGGTGAGGCTCACCACGTCTCCCGAGGCCGCGGCCTCGCCCTCGCCCGCGGCGAAGGCCAACGTGCCGGCCAACAGCAGTGCGGCCAGCGTCAATAGAGTCTTTCTCACTCGGAAAGATCCTCCTTGCAATTTGATTTCCCGGTGCAACGCACCGTAGTGGAATCCATGGCTCAACCCTTCAGGGACCCGATCATCACACCCTTGACAAAGTGCTTCTGGGCGAAGGGATACAGAATCATCACCGGAACGCTCGCGATCACGATGACGGCGTACTTGAGGATGTCGATCAGGCCCTCACGGGCGATCTCCTCACTGGCGCGCATGGTGGCGCGGGTGGCGTCATTGAGTATCAACACGTTGCGCAGGATGATCTGCAGCGGAAACAGGTCGGTCTGGTGCAGGTACACGAGTGCGTCGAAGTAGGCGTTCCAGTGCCCCACCGCATACAACAGGACCAGCACTGCGATGATCGGCTTCGACAGCGGCAGCACCACCGACCACACGAAGCCCAGGTCGCTGCAGCCGTCGATGTCCGCCGCCTCCACCAGTTCATCGGCGATGGTGGACTGGAAGAAGGTGCGTGCGATGATCACCTGCCACACCGCCAGCGCCTGCGGCAGCACCATCGCCAGGCGCGTGTTGAGAATGCCCACGGCGCGGACCGTCAGGTAGGTCGGAATCAGGCCGCCGTAGAACATGAGCGTGAACACCAAGCCCATCATGATCACCTTGCGGCCGTAGAAGTCGCGCCGCGACAGCGGGTAGGCGATCAGGATGGTCATGACCACGTTGATCAGCGTGCCGAAGGCAGTGTAAATGACGCTGTTCTGGAAGCCGCGCAGGATCTGCGGGTATGCGAACGCGGTCTGGTATCCGTGCAGGGTGGGCTCGACCGGCAGCAGCCACACCTTGCCGGTGGTCACCGCGTGCCCGGAACTGAACGAGGAACTGATCACGTAGATGAGCGGATACAGCACCATGATCAGGATGATGGTGAGGAACACGGTAACGAACACCAGGAACACCCGGTCGCCGAACGACTCCCGGATGCGGGTGCTGCGCAGCGGCGGCGCGGCGGACTCGGTCACCACAGGCTGTGCTCCGAGACGCGCCGGGCAATGGCGTTGATGACGATGATGAGGGTGAAGTTGATCACCGAGTTGAACAGGCCGACCGCGGCGCCGAAGCTGAAGCTGGCGTTGATCAGGCCGATCTTGTACACGTAGGTGGCGATCACCTCGGAATTGGGCAGGTTGAGCGGGTTCTGCAGCAGGAACACCTTCTCGAACCCGAGGTTCATCACCTCCCCGGATTGCAGGATCAGCAGGATGATGATGGTCGGCAGAATGCCGGTCAGGTCGATGTGGCGGATCTTCTGCAGGCGCGAGGCGCCGTCGATGCGCGCCGCCTCATACAGCTCCGGGTTGATGCCGGCGAGCGCGGCCATGTAGATGATGGCGCCGAACCCGGACCGCTGCCAGATCTCCGAGAACACGTAGATCCACGGGAACGCGGCCGAAATGCCCATGAAATCGACCGGCTCCCACCCCAGGAGGCGTGCCAGGTTGCCGGTGAATCCGACCCGCGGGTTGAGGAACAGGATGATCATCGACGCCATCACCACCGTGGAGATGAAGTGCGGGAAGTAGGTGACCATCTGCACGGAGCGCTTGAATGCGATGTTGCGCATCTCGTTGAGCGCGAGCGCCAGGATGATCGGCGACACGAAGCCGAGCGTCATCACCAGCACGTTGATCGCCACCACGTTGCGGATCAGCGGGATGAAGTTGGGCGACTTGAAGAACAGCAGGAAGTGTTCCAGTCCCACCCACTCGCTGCCCCAGATGCCCTGCACGGGCGAGTAGTCGCGGAACGCGATCTGCGCGCCCACCATCGGGATGTACTTGAAGATGATGACGTAGGCGAGCGGCAGCGCCACCATCAGGTAGTACTGCCAGTGACGGCGTATCTTCATCCATGGCGTCCTGCGCTTGACCACGGCCGGTGTGCCGGCCGCCTCCATGCGCAAGGCGCCCGCGGTGTGGACGTTGCCCATCGAACCTCCGTTTGATCGACGATGAGGATGGCGTGAGTGCTCGGTAATATATACTGACGCCACGGAGCATTGTCGAGTGCCGGTCTGCCTGGCCAGCCGGTCAGCCGCCGAACCTGCCGAAGTGATGGTCTGCGTCGGCACCCGATCGGGTCGGACGATCAGGTGATGACCTCACCGGCCCAAAGCCGGCGCAGGGCCAGGTCCGCCCCGCTGGCTCGTCAGTTGCCTGGGGCACGATACTCCGCTTCACACTAGGCGGAACATGTCGAATAGTCGGTCATGATTGTGGATTCGCAACTACTTCAACCGGCATTCGTGTCAACCGAAGTGGGAGGAGCGAGGACATGGCGGCGAAGCTCGACGTAATCACTCGTTGCCGGGGCTGGCAGCCGGTCGCGCTCCGGGCGCTTGTCGCAATGGCATGCATCGCGCTGGCCGGCTGCGGCGGCGGTCCGGGGAGTAGTCATCCGGATCTGACAGTGGCATCTCCGGAGGTGAGCGACGACCGCCCGGCCGCCGCGGCCCGCTTCACGTTCTCGGCCACGGTGCACAACGGCGGCCGCGGGACCGCGGCGGCGACCACGTTGCGCGTCTACCGTTCCAGGGATGCGACGGTCACGCGCTCCGACAAGGAGGTGGGCACCGCCGCGGTGACGGAACTGCCCGCCTCGGAGCGTGTCATCGTGCCAGTGGATCTGACCGCTCCGCCGAGTTCGGGCACGTACTACTACGGCGCCTGCGTCGATGCCCAGGACGGCGAATCCGACACCGCGAACAACTGTTCGGAAGCGGTCCCGGTCGTGGTGCCGGCAGCCCCGTTCCCGGACCTGGTGCTGGAGCCTCCCGAGGTGAGCGACGCCAGTCCGGCCACGGGGGACCGGTTTACGCTCTCGGTGAGGGTGCGCAACGCCGGCGGCACGACGGTGGTGGCGGTGGCGGTACGCTTCCATCGTTCGGCGGATCAGGCGATCACGCCTTCCGACCCGGTAGCAGGCACCGACACCATCGAGGATCTCGCGGCCGCGGGGACCCGCGTGGCATCGGTCGATCTGACCGCGCCGTCGCCTGCCGGGACCTACTACTACGGAGCTTGTGTGAATGCGGCGGACGGTCAATCCGACACGGCGAACAACTGTTCGGCGCCGGTACGTGTCACGGTGCGGGAGCCGCAGACCACGAGGCCGGATCTGGTGGTGGCCCATGAGGTGCGCACACTCAACGCGGTAGCGGGGAAGTATCTGCGGGTCTCGGCAGAGGTGTACAATGCCGGGGAGGCCACGGCGGCCGCGACGCGGGCGGTCTTCTACCGTTCGACCGATTCGACGATCACGCGGTCCGACAAATTCATGGTCGCCGCAAGCGTGCCGGAGCTGGCGCCCTCGCGCCGCGTGCACGTGGCGGGGTCCACGTTGGCGCCCAAAACGCCCGGAACGTACTACTACGGTGCCTGCGTGGACGCGGTGGCGGGGGAGTCCGACACGACGAACAACTGCCGGGCGACGCTGCAGGCCACGGTGCGGCTGGGGCCACCCGATCTGATGGTTATCGCACCCTCGCCCGCAAATCCCGCCAGTCCGGCCGCCGGCGGGCGGTTCTCTCTGCGGGTGGCGGTGCACAAGATCGGGGGGGAGCACGGAGCGGTTTCGCTCCGTTATTTTCGTTCGGGTGATGCCCAATTCACCTCGCCCGGCACGCAAGTCGGCTTCAAAGAGGTACCTGACATGGCTCCGTTCAGCGTCTTGAGCACATCGATGCACCTGGATGCGCCATCGAACAAGGGCACGTACTACTACCGCGTGTGCGCGGACGCGGTGGCCGGGGAGACCGATACGACCAACAACTGCTCGTCGCCGGTGACAGTCGTGGTCTCGGACGCCAACCGGGCCGGGTAACGAATCCAGCAGGCGTCGGGCCGCGCAGCGGCCGAAATAACGAACTCCTGATTTCCAGGTCAACGCGAATCAAGGTCCGAGCAAACTGTCGATGCAGCGCCCAGGCCCGTTCCACTACGGTGTTCCAGGCGAGAAGTCATGAGCACCAATGGATACCAACGCTTGCTTAACAACATGAATAGGATGTTGAAAAATACCTGGAGCTATGAACCGACTACGTTTTCGTCCGACACCCCTGGTCAAGCGCCATGGGAGGAGACCGGGCATGCCGGCGGGTCTCCACCAGGTCGCTCGTTGCCGGCGCTGGCAGCCGGAAGCGCGCCGCGTGCTTGTCGCGATGGCATGCATGGCGCTGGCGAGTTGCGGCCGCGGTCCGGGGGCCAGTCATCCGGACCTGACAGTGGCATCTCCGGCGGTGAGCAACGACCGCCCGGCGGCCGGGGCGAGCTTCACGTTCACGGCCACGGTACACAACGCCGGCCGCGGGAACGCGGCGGCGACCACGTTGCGGGTCTACCGTTCCAAGGATGCGACGGTCACGACCTCCGACAAGGGGGTGGGCGCCGCCGCGGTTACGGAACTACCGGCCTCGGAGAGCGTCGACGTGACGGTAGAGCTGACCGCGCCGTCGAGTTCCGGCACGTACTACTACGGCGCCTGCGTCGATGCCCAGGACGGCGAATCCGACACCGCGAACAACTGTTCTGAAGCGGTCCCGGTCATCGTGCAGGAGCCGGATGCGCCGGCAGCGCCGCTCCCGGACCTGGTGCTGGAACCTCCCGAGGTGAGCGACGCCGCCCCGGCCACCGGCGGCGAGTTTACGCTGTCGGTGAGGGTGCGCAACGCCGGCAGCGCGCCGGCGGCGGACACGGCGGTGCGCTTCCATCAGTCGACGGACCAGGCGATCACGCCGTCCGACCCCGAAGTGGGCACCGACACCATCGCAACCCTCGCGGCCTCCGCCAGCCACGTCGCATCGGTGGACCTGACCGCGCCGTCGCTCCCCGGGACCTACTACTATGGAGCTTGCGTGAGTGCGGCGGACGATCAATCCGACACGGCGAACAACTGTTCGGCGTCCGTGCGGGTCACGGTGCCCCGGCCCCCACCCCCGGCCCCGCCGCAGATCGCGACGAGGAGGTCTCCGGGACCGGATCTTGAGGTGGAAGAGGATGAGTCCCATCTCGGGGGATCCAGTCTGATGGTGGGGTATGTGCGCAATTCCGGAGACAGGCGTTCGCCGTCGACGACGGTGCGCTTCTATCGGTCTACGGACTCGACGATCACGAGGTCCGGCTGGCAGGTAGGCAAGCTGGATTTGAAGGCGATCGAGCCCTCGCAGCGCGAGTACGTCGGGACGAACACGGAGACTCCCTACAATCCGGGGACGTACTACTACAGCATTTGTGTGGACGTGGTCGCCGGCGAGACCGACACGACGAACAACTGCCGGATCACGCGCCAGATCACGGTGCCGCCACGGCCGCCACCGGACGTGACGGTTTCCATCCACTCCAAGGGACCGTATCCCGCCAGTCCGGCCATCGGAGGGCGGTTCGACCTGCCTGTCATAGTGAAAAACTCCGGGCGGGGAGCGGGGTTGGTGCCGCTGCGTTCTTACCGTTCGGATAGTGCGGAGTTCACGTCGCCCGGCACGGAGGTGGGCGTCCGAACGATCGACATGCCTGACGGCATCGGCGTCTCGAGCACAGGCAAGCACCTGGAAACGCCGTCAAGCAAAGGTACCTACTATTATCGCG encodes:
- a CDS encoding carbohydrate ABC transporter permease; its protein translation is MTESAAPPLRSTRIRESFGDRVFLVFVTVFLTIILIMVLYPLIYVISSSFSSGHAVTTGKVWLLPVEPTLHGYQTAFAYPQILRGFQNSVIYTAFGTLINVVMTILIAYPLSRRDFYGRKVIMMGLVFTLMFYGGLIPTYLTVRAVGILNTRLAMVLPQALAVWQVIIARTFFQSTIADELVEAADIDGCSDLGFVWSVVLPLSKPIIAVLVLLYAVGHWNAYFDALVYLHQTDLFPLQIILRNVLILNDATRATMRASEEIAREGLIDILKYAVIVIASVPVMILYPFAQKHFVKGVMIGSLKG
- a CDS encoding ABC transporter permease subunit produces the protein MGNVHTAGALRMEAAGTPAVVKRRTPWMKIRRHWQYYLMVALPLAYVIIFKYIPMVGAQIAFRDYSPVQGIWGSEWVGLEHFLLFFKSPNFIPLIRNVVAINVLVMTLGFVSPIILALALNEMRNIAFKRSVQMVTYFPHFISTVVMASMIILFLNPRVGFTGNLARLLGWEPVDFMGISAAFPWIYVFSEIWQRSGFGAIIYMAALAGINPELYEAARIDGASRLQKIRHIDLTGILPTIIILLILQSGEVMNLGFEKVFLLQNPLNLPNSEVIATYVYKIGLINASFSFGAAVGLFNSVINFTLIIVINAIARRVSEHSLW